The DNA region GGATTGCAGGGACTACCACAGGCTTACGTCGGAAATACTATGGTGCTGGGTGGAGAAGAGCGCCTGACAGCAACCTCACCAGTAGAGCGAGCACAACAGTGGCAAACCTGGTTATTGTGGGGACTGCTGATTGTTGGCGTTGTTGGATTGGCGCTGGTGGTGCTGAGACTGGCTCGGGAGTTGATGGAGCCTAAAAGTAAATAACGGAAAAATATTCGTTTAGTTTCATACTGCAAAATAGGTCGGGCAAAGCCCGGCCTATTTTGCAGCTGAGTACAGATGTCTTCTGGTCGGGCACAATGATGATGTGCACATATTGTCATTCCGGCCGGAATATTCCTGAATGTTAATTTATTTATTCTCTGGCAAGATTTCATCATCCTGAGACGTGTTTTCCTTCTCGGGAGTCTGAGGTTGGTTGCTCTCAGTGATATCTTTGGTTTGTTCTTCTACGATTTTTTCTGTCACCGGAGCTTGAATTGGAACAAGAGCCGCAAGTGCTTTAGATTCCCGATTGAGAAAAAATGACAGTAAAGTGCGGATGACCACCATGGAAACCAGCACAATTAGCTCATTGTAGCCAGGGCTCATGATTGCTCGCAGTATATTAACGGCAATCAGAATTTCCAGACCAAGCAGCAAACGGGAGCCGAAAGGAACGCGTATAGCGAGCAGACCGTTGGATGACTGATGTTCACGTTTGATTTCGCTGCGAATAAAACCAACAACCGCCATAATCACAGCATAAACGATGATTAATATACTGATAGCACTCAATATATCGTTAATAAGATAAAGTATGTCTACCATATCAAGATCCCTTTAGTGGTGAAAACATTAATGCTTCCCTCTCTTTTCCTTCGAGGGGCTGTTAGTTAGCATCCCATGAAATCGCGCTACAAAATAGCTGTCAATATTCCCTGTTATATAGATGACCACCATTCACACTAAAACGTTCCGGCAAAAAGTGAATATATTTCAAACAATCATGGTCAGGAGAAATAGCTTTCCTTTCAGCACCTCTTCGGGAGCGGTGACGATTTTGATGTCCATTAGTTTAAGCATATAGCCGGGGGTAACGCTGAGATAGGGGGAGTTTTTATTGTTATAGCGCATTTTGAATAGCTCATGCATATCGTCTTTGCGTATTACGATGAGCATCTTATCATTCGGAACTTTGCCATATTGCAAGAATACGTCTTCCTTTTTTCGCTGGATACCTTCAATAAGATGTTCAAGTAGCGGCATAGTTATTCTCGCAGCGAAAGGTTATGGATAAAAAATATCACTAATTCTGTTTCTGATAAACAGGGATTTCTTGTTGAAGTATAGGAGAATTTTTGCCAGTGAAACCGTTATCAATTGTTTTTATTACTTCTCTGTGATTCAGGAGCATTTGGCTATTAGTTTATTTTTTACTGGCATCCTGTTTGCCACTCTTATGTAAGAGTTTATGAGAAATAGTGTTATTGAGTTTTCTGCTAATGCTGCTTTCTATTTATTCAGTACCTCAGACGCGAGTATTTTCTATTTTATGACCAATTTTATTCTGCCTGCCATTACAGATATTAATTTCGTCTATTCGGTATAAGTTGAATGATTTATTCGTGTTCAATATTAAGTGTATTAATTAATTTTAATTTAACTGACTGAATCAATATCCATAATGAGACAGGTTAATCAATTTGGGGGATGCTATTGACGTAGATCAGTAAAGACCTTTCTCAAGTAATCGTATTATCACACCTCATAATAATAAACGTCCTAATATTTTTTCTTGTTACCATGAGGGTAATGTCGATGCAGAGCAAAAAAACAGTACACCTTGGCGGGGTGTCGCGACGGGAGTTTATTAAAACTTCCGTGGCTGCCACAAGTGCAGCCGCAGTGGCGGGGTCACTAACCTTGCCATTTACGACCACCGCAGTTGCAGCACCAGAAGCTGCTTCAACGGAAACCATTAAATACAGTGCCTGTCTGGTTAACTGCGGTAGCCGTTGCCCACTGAAAGTGCATGTTAAAGATGGCGTTATTACCAAAATCTCCAGCGAAACCGATTTTAATGATTCCACCTATGGTGAGCACCAAATTCGTCCTTGCCTGCGGGGCCGCTCGGTACGTTGGAAAACCTATAACCCCGATCGGGTTAAGTATCCGATGCTACGCACCGGAGCCAGAGGTGAAGGTAAATTTAAACGCATTAGCTGGGATGAAGCGACAACCATTTTAGCCGACAAGCTAAAGTATACCGTTGAAAAATATGGTAATGAGGCAATTTACTATCAATATGGTTCCGGTTCAACGGGAGCTAACCTGCAAGGCCGTAACGCCTGCAAGCGTATGCTCAATTTATACGGTGGCTTCCTCGATCAGCACGGAACTTACTCTACGGCACAGATCAATACCGTCATGCCATATGTGTATGGTGGTTTGGCAGAAACCCTGTTACTGGAAATTAAAAATTCCGACCTGGTGGTGATGTTCGGGCACAATCTGGCGGAAACCCGCATGTCTGGTGGCGGTCAGTTTTATGAAACGCTGAACGCGCTGAAACAAAGTCATGCGCGAGTGATCATTATTGATCCACGTATGACCGACAGCGTTACCACCTTAGATGCAGAATGGATTCCTATCTATCCGGGAACCGATAGCGCTCTGGTTGCGGCTATTGGTTATACCCTGATTAAAGAAAATCTTACTAATGAAGAGTTCCTGAAAACCTACTGTGTTGGTTGGGATGAAAGTACTCTGCCTGAGTCGGCACCGAAAAATGGTTCTTACAAAGATTATCTGTTAGGTAACGGTCCGGATAATATTGCCAAGACTCCTGAATGGGCGAGCGAAATTACCGGTATTTCACCAACCCGCATTATTCAGCTGGCTCGTGAAATTGGCTCAGCTAAAGCAGCCTGGATCTCTCAAGGTTGGGGGTTGCAACGCACTGCCAATGGTGAACAGGCTTCCCGTTCTATCATGATGATTCCACTCATGACTGGGCATATTGGTCGTGCTGGTACTAACAGTGGCTCATGGGGCGGAAATGTGGCCTATTCAGTACCAGGATTTGCTATTCCTAATCCGGTAAAAACCGCCATTCCTTGCTTTATGTGGACCGATGCCATTACCCGCGGAACAGAAATGACCGCGAAAAATGCCCACGTCAAAAATAAAGATAAGCTGACAACCAACGTTAAATTTATGTGGAATTATGCCAGTAACGTCATGATGAACCAGCATTCTGACGTGAATAAAACCCATGAAATCCTTAAGGATGAATCGCTGTGTGAATTTATTCTGGTGTGGGAAACCCACATGACGGCCAGCGCTAAATATGCCGACCTGTTGTTGCCGGATGTCACCTCAGTTGAGTCAAACGATCTGATCAATAACTCCTATGCCAGCGGTGCTTATAACTACTGTATTCGTTTGCAGAATACTATTGAGCCGCTTTGGGAATGTCGCCAGTCTTATGATGTTTTGGCAGAAGTGGCGCAAAAGTTGGGTATTCGCAAGCAGTTTACTGAAGGGCGCACCCATGAGCAGTGGATTGAATATTGCTATAACAAAATGCGCGAGAAAGATACAACCTTACCTGAGTTTGCACAAACCAATGATAAGGGCATTGTCGCTCGCGTTCTGGCAGACAGTTCTAAATCCATCGCGTTAAAAGATTATCGTGACGATCCTCATGCCAATCCGCTGAAGACCCCATCAGGCAAAATTGAAATTTACTCAGAAGCTTTAGCGACTATCGCTTCCACCTGGGAGTTAACTGAAGGGGATCGTATCCCGGCCGTACCAGAATATTGCCCAACCTTTGAAGGGGTTAGTGATAAGACAACTCAAGAGCTGTATCCACTTCAGATGACCGGCTTCCATGATAAAGGCCGTGTGCACTCTTCGTACTATTCGGTGGCTATGCTGCGTGAAGCAGTACCCCATATGATGTGGATGAATCCTATTGATGCACGGGCTCGTAAGTTGAATCACGGCGATATGGCTGAGGTATTTAACGATCGTGGCCGTATTCGTATTGCTGTCAAAGTGACCGAGCGTATTTTACCGGGAGTTATCGGGGTACCGCAGGGCGCATGGCGTAATACCAACGAGCAAGGGGTAGATGTGGGCGGATGTATTAATACGCTGACCACCCAACGGCCTTCTCCACTGGCTAAGGGTAACCCACAACACACCAACCTCGTTGAAGTAAAACGTGCATAAGGAGATAGTGATGAAACAATATGGTTTTTACGTAGATAGCTCCAAGTGCACAGGCTGTAAAACTTGCCAGATTAGCTGCAAAGACGAAAAGGATTTGCAACTGGGGCCAAAACTGCGTCGGGTTTATGAGTTTGGCGGCGGTACCTGGTCTAAGCAGGAAAATTTGTGGACACAAAACGTGTTCAATTATTACCTGTCTATTGCCTGTAACCATTGCTCCAAGCCAACTTGTGTTGAGGGATGCCCAACCGGGGCGATGCATAAGCGCGCGGAAGATGGTTTGGTGGTGGTTAATCAGGATATCTGTGTTGGCTGTCGCTATTGTGAAATGCGCTGCCCTTACGGTGCCCCGCAGTTTGATGAATCGAAGAAAGTCATGGCTAAGTGTGATGGCTGTTATGAGCGAGTGGGCCAGGGGTTGAAACCTGTTTGTGTCGAATCTTGCCCTCAACGGGCACTGGACTTTGATGAAATCGGTGTATTACATGAAAAGTACGGCTATCAGAATGGGGTTGCTCCATTGCCGGATCCATCGCTGACCTCACCGAATCTGGTGATTAAAGCCCATCGGGATGCCAAACCTTGTGGTGATACATCCGGTCATATTCAGAATCCGGCGGAGGTGTAAGATGCATGAATTACCACTGGTATTTTTTACCGTACTTGGACAAAGCGCTGTAGGGCTGTTTTTGTTAGCCTTTATCAGCTATCAGTTGAAATTAAGTGACTGGGAACAACTCAGACGGGCTAACCTGTTGGCTCTGGTGTTAATGGCGATTGGTTTGATCTGCAGTATTTTCCACCTGGGTCAGATTTTCCGCATGTTTAACGTGATGGCCGGAGTGGGCCGCTCGCCAATGAGTAATGAGATCGCGTTATGTGGCGCTTTCTTCGCTCTGGCTTGTGGTACCTTTTTCTTTAGCTACATCAAGAAAAACGTAGGGATTGCCAGCGTACTGAACGTGGTGACCATTCTGCTTGGGTTGGCTTTTGTCTGGTCAATCACCAAAGTGTATCAACTGCAAACCGTTGGTAGTTGGAACACCGGCTACACTGCACAGCAAATGTGGCTTACCGTATTGGTTGGTGGCGGAGCCTGTGCTGTTTTAGCCGGAGTACGTCAGGTTGGTGCTATTGCGCTGCTGATTGGTGCGATTGTTAGTCTGGTGGCTAAACCGGGCTACCTGAGTTTTGTAAATCAGGTTGAGCCAGCGCTTTCTTCTCAACAGACGCTGTTCTGGGGAATTCAGACTTTCTGTCTGGCTCTGGCAGTGCTGATTGCGGTAGTGGTGTTGATTAAACATAAGGGCTTGGGTTCTGTTCTGGCTCTTGGTTCTGCTGGTGTGGTGATTGGAGAACTGGCTTCCCGCGTTGCATTTTACAATCTGTGGTCAATAGCCATGTAATCATTTCAGGCTGACCGGAAAACCGGTCAGCCTGTTGTGAAATATCAGAAAAAGGCCCTGTTGTTATGCTAATGAATACCACTATTCCCCGAATTATCGGAGCCTGCTTTTATTATCCGCCTCAGACTGCGTTAATTGCAGTATTGCCTGAATTGGTGACGTTATTTCCCTGACCGCAGCCAGAGTTGCTTCGTCAACAAACCGAGAGCCTGATTGCGTTTGATGCAGAAACCTTGATGCAGGATTATTCCATGCTATTTGAAGGAATAGGCATGATGCCCGCACCTCCCTGGGGTTCTGTCTATTTGGATCAGGAAAATTTGTTAATGGGTGAGTCGACTCTGGATTATCGTCAGTTTCTTGCTCAGCAGGGAATGGCGACCAATACCGATAATCCTGAACCGGAAGATCAGTTTGGCCTGATGCTAATGGCTTTTGCTTATTTGCTGGAGTCAGACCGGCCGGCGGCAGCGCAACAATTGCTGGGTGAGCATCTACTGCCTTGGGCGGAACGCTATCTGTCACTGGTGCAGTCGAGTGACACTGAACATGCCTTTTATCCACAACTGGCAGAAATAACCCGGATGTACCTGCAAACCCTCCAACAACAGCTTAACTTGCCGGTTGAAGCAAAGGAGCTTTATCTCTGATGAAGGATGAGCGCTTTTACAAGGCTTATATGGAGCATCGAACCGTCAGCCGACGGGGGTTGCTGCGTGGGTTGCTTAAAGGTGCTCAGGCTATCCCTGATTCATCACCGGTGAACCATCATCAAAAAGCCGAAGTGATCCGCCCTCCGGGAGCGGCTAATGAGGCAATATTCCAGCAGTTTTGTACTGGTTGTGGTGATTGTGTCTCTGCCTGTCCTGAGTTTTTGATTGTACTGAATGCTTCTCTGCCTGAACTCGATTTTATCTCTAATTACTGCACCCGTTGCGATCGTTGCGTTCGGGCTTGTAACACCGGCGCTTTACAAAGCAGTTTGTTTAATATTAATGCTCGTCCTGAATTGAATCACGCTTGTCAGAATAGCTATATGTATTGTGATAGCTGCTCCGGACGCTGTGATAAAAAAGCTATCCAGTGGCAAAGCGGTCGTGCACCGGTTATTGAAACTGAACTGTGTGATGGCTGTGGTGAGTGTGTATTTGTTTGTCCGGTAAAAGCGTTGGAAATGGTGGTAATATAACGGTCGTTGATTATTCGATAACCGGTTTCAGGGAAGATAGATTGTGAAGATATTCATTTGGATTTTTACTCTTATTGGAGTACTGCTGCTCTCGGTGGCGGGATGTGTTGGTTATTCTGCTTATAGCCTCGAAGGTGAAGGGGTTAAGACTACAGGAACTATTATTGCCTTGAACGGTACCCACCCTGTGGTTCGGTTTGTTACCGGGGAAGGGGAGCGGGTGACTTTTGAATCTTCTCTAGGCTCCAGCAGCTATACAAAACAGCTGGGTAAAGATGTTGACGTTGTTTACCGGGCTGATGCCCCTCAGCAAGCTGAAATTGGCGACTTTATATCGCAATATCTGGCATCCATTATCCCTGGAGTAATAGGCCTTATCTTTACTCTGACAGGTCTTATCCCCGCATTAGTTATCCGCTATCGTGGCAAAAAGAAAATCCGATTATTGCAGCAGGGCAGACCAGTAAAAGCTTTGATTACCGATGTTGATGTGAATCGCACGATTAAAATTAATGGTCGCTCGCCGTTTAGAATTTCATGTCAGTGGCGTAATAGCCTGACTAATGAACATTACATTTTTACCAGTGAAAATATTTACTTCGACCCTCGACCTTATATTGAGCAACAGGAGATAACGGTCTATATCAATGGTGAAAATATAAAAGATTATTATGTGGATGTTCGGTTTTTGCCGGAAAGAGTTTAATAAAATAATTTAATTGAAAGGGATAGCCGATGGGCTATCCCTTTTTTGTTGCCTCTCATCTGATAAAAGCATTACAGGCGCGGGGAATATCAGGATTATTTATCTTCAGAATAAAAATATTTTTCGTATAACTTAATGTAAAATATGATTTTTTATCAATATAAATATTCAATTTATATACTATTGTGATAGTAATCTCTTTTTATTATTTCTTACATTGCATGATATCTTCAAATTTATGAAGATATAGCGTAGCGGAATGGGTTAAGGGAATTATGAGTAAGACATTTATTAAAAAGGAAGGGATAGCTCAATCCTTTCTGGCTCGTTATCTGCTGGCGTTACAATCAGGAAGCCGTCTGAAGACTATTGATGAACTTGCCAGAGAGTGTGAGTTATCTGTTGGATTGATGCAATCAGCGCTAAAAGATCTGGAGAGTTTTGGTGCCCTGAAGGTGGTACGCCGTGGCCGCAACGGAAGCTTTATCGATACTATCGATCATAAGCAGCTGTTGCAGTTTGCC from Limnobaculum xujianqingii includes:
- a CDS encoding DUF1622 domain-containing protein; this encodes MVDILYLINDILSAISILIIVYAVIMAVVGFIRSEIKREHQSSNGLLAIRVPFGSRLLLGLEILIAVNILRAIMSPGYNELIVLVSMVVIRTLLSFFLNRESKALAALVPIQAPVTEKIVEEQTKDITESNQPQTPEKENTSQDDEILPENK
- a CDS encoding DMSO/selenate family reductase complex A subunit, with the translated sequence MQSKKTVHLGGVSRREFIKTSVAATSAAAVAGSLTLPFTTTAVAAPEAASTETIKYSACLVNCGSRCPLKVHVKDGVITKISSETDFNDSTYGEHQIRPCLRGRSVRWKTYNPDRVKYPMLRTGARGEGKFKRISWDEATTILADKLKYTVEKYGNEAIYYQYGSGSTGANLQGRNACKRMLNLYGGFLDQHGTYSTAQINTVMPYVYGGLAETLLLEIKNSDLVVMFGHNLAETRMSGGGQFYETLNALKQSHARVIIIDPRMTDSVTTLDAEWIPIYPGTDSALVAAIGYTLIKENLTNEEFLKTYCVGWDESTLPESAPKNGSYKDYLLGNGPDNIAKTPEWASEITGISPTRIIQLAREIGSAKAAWISQGWGLQRTANGEQASRSIMMIPLMTGHIGRAGTNSGSWGGNVAYSVPGFAIPNPVKTAIPCFMWTDAITRGTEMTAKNAHVKNKDKLTTNVKFMWNYASNVMMNQHSDVNKTHEILKDESLCEFILVWETHMTASAKYADLLLPDVTSVESNDLINNSYASGAYNYCIRLQNTIEPLWECRQSYDVLAEVAQKLGIRKQFTEGRTHEQWIEYCYNKMREKDTTLPEFAQTNDKGIVARVLADSSKSIALKDYRDDPHANPLKTPSGKIEIYSEALATIASTWELTEGDRIPAVPEYCPTFEGVSDKTTQELYPLQMTGFHDKGRVHSSYYSVAMLREAVPHMMWMNPIDARARKLNHGDMAEVFNDRGRIRIAVKVTERILPGVIGVPQGAWRNTNEQGVDVGGCINTLTTQRPSPLAKGNPQHTNLVEVKRA
- a CDS encoding DMSO/selenate family reductase complex B subunit; the encoded protein is MKQYGFYVDSSKCTGCKTCQISCKDEKDLQLGPKLRRVYEFGGGTWSKQENLWTQNVFNYYLSIACNHCSKPTCVEGCPTGAMHKRAEDGLVVVNQDICVGCRYCEMRCPYGAPQFDESKKVMAKCDGCYERVGQGLKPVCVESCPQRALDFDEIGVLHEKYGYQNGVAPLPDPSLTSPNLVIKAHRDAKPCGDTSGHIQNPAEV
- a CDS encoding dimethyl sulfoxide reductase anchor subunit family protein, yielding MHELPLVFFTVLGQSAVGLFLLAFISYQLKLSDWEQLRRANLLALVLMAIGLICSIFHLGQIFRMFNVMAGVGRSPMSNEIALCGAFFALACGTFFFSYIKKNVGIASVLNVVTILLGLAFVWSITKVYQLQTVGSWNTGYTAQQMWLTVLVGGGACAVLAGVRQVGAIALLIGAIVSLVAKPGYLSFVNQVEPALSSQQTLFWGIQTFCLALAVLIAVVVLIKHKGLGSVLALGSAGVVIGELASRVAFYNLWSIAM
- a CDS encoding 4Fe-4S binding protein, which codes for MKDERFYKAYMEHRTVSRRGLLRGLLKGAQAIPDSSPVNHHQKAEVIRPPGAANEAIFQQFCTGCGDCVSACPEFLIVLNASLPELDFISNYCTRCDRCVRACNTGALQSSLFNINARPELNHACQNSYMYCDSCSGRCDKKAIQWQSGRAPVIETELCDGCGECVFVCPVKALEMVVI
- a CDS encoding DUF3592 domain-containing protein codes for the protein MKIFIWIFTLIGVLLLSVAGCVGYSAYSLEGEGVKTTGTIIALNGTHPVVRFVTGEGERVTFESSLGSSSYTKQLGKDVDVVYRADAPQQAEIGDFISQYLASIIPGVIGLIFTLTGLIPALVIRYRGKKKIRLLQQGRPVKALITDVDVNRTIKINGRSPFRISCQWRNSLTNEHYIFTSENIYFDPRPYIEQQEITVYINGENIKDYYVDVRFLPERV